The following DNA comes from Candidatus Zixiibacteriota bacterium.
TAACTCCCCATCTAGCACGGGAAAAGGAGGTCTAATCTTCGATTAGACCTCCTGGTTGTTTGTTAATGGTTCATGGTTCATAGTAAAAACTACTTAATCGAGTTGATAAGAACACTTTAATTGGTTCGGGAATTGGATTTCCCGAACCAATTATGAACGGGTGGAGACAAGCTCCACCCCTACGCGAATTAAAACTGACAACTACTCACTCGCCACTGACCACTGTTTTTTCTGGAGCAGAGCGGATTCGAACCGCCGACCTTCTCGTTGCGAACGAGACGCTCTCCCAGCTGAGCTACTGCCCCAAGTGAAAATCGGTTTATGGTTAATGGTTCATAGTTAAAAAAACAAAACAATTAAAGGAAAAACAAATTATCTTACGGGTTCAAATATCACCTAATCCGTGAAAAAAATCAAGAAGATTTTAGTTTATTTTTTGAGAAGAAAATGGCCAGAATAAACAGTAGGGACAGAACATCGTTCTGTCCTCCTGCTTTGATTGTCATTGCGAGGAGCTTATTTGATCGACGAAGCAATCTCCTCAAACTCAAATAAAACGGATTGCTTCGCCCTTGAGGCTCGCAATGACCGTAAAAAAGGCTGAGGCAGGGCAAATGCCTTGCCCCAGTAATCTCGGGAATGTATTCTACATTTGGAACTCACCCTGAATCCCCCGCCGTTGGCAGGGCAGACCTCTCTTAGGAAGAGAGTAACTAAAGCTCCCCTTCTCTTGTTAAGAGAAGAGGCAAAGGGATAAGTACGAGCAACTGAAGGAACTCACCCTGAATCCCTCTCTTAAAAAGAGAGAGACTAAAAGCCCCTTCTCTTCTTAAGTCGAAGATCCCGCCACGGGCGGGAAGAAGGGGCAGGGGATGAGTTCAGCTATAAAGCTTATACGCTATAATCAGCAGAATGGTCTCTGACTTTCACAATTCAGGAACATTCTTATTCTCACCCTTTTGAAGTTTTTTGTAAAGGTACAACGGATAAATAATACTGGTGTACAAGATAACCGGAACAAGAATTACAACCAGGCTAAAGAACAGGTTTACTTTTAAAAGAGAGAGGATGATTATGATTATCCCGGCCAGAACAAAAAGCCAGCCAGAGAGTATATGAGTTTTCTTCCAAACTATCTCCGAGGCTAAAGTCCACGGAGAGCGAATACCAAAAAAGAAATTCCGGGGGAGTTTTGGAAGATAATTGCCCAGAAATATGAACAGAAGTCCAAAACCAACCCCGTATACGCTTCTTTCAAACCTTCCGGCCTTCGCAGAGAAAAGCTCCAGCACGTAGAAGAACAGGAAAAAAAGAAGGGCAAAATCTCGAAACATCAGGAAGACATTATACTTGTTCTGAATCCTTTTCCAAAAAGGATCGATGAAAGGGATAAAGGTCAAAAGCAGGTAAATGAATGCTGCTAAGCCTAAATTAAACCAGACCACGTGCAATTTTGGTGAGTACTTATCCGGTATTCCATTGAGATTAAAATGTGAAGGAATTCTTTCCTGCAAAATCGGGTAAAAATAGATCGACAGGGTTACAAACAGTGTAATGATGACAAAGGGAAAAATCTCTCTCTTTACGTTCCATCTCATAATCTTACCTCCTCTTGATAAATTTAGTCATATATTCAATCGCCATCTGGAAAACGCTCATATTAAGCGAATATTTTATGAATTGCCCTTCTCTTTCCCCGGTGATCAGATTTGCCCTCTTCAGGATATCCAGGTGATGGGAAAGTGTAGGCTGGCTGACCTCGATTTTCTCCAGTATCTCCGAAGGGGTCTGGTCCTTCTGCTTGAGCAGGTCCATAATCTCTCTCCGGGTGGGGTCAGAAAAGGCCTTAAACAGTTCACTCAAGTCCTTCATATCTTCGCTCTGCAAAACAGGAATATTTTATATATCTACATATTTACATTTATCTATATATCAATATAATGATACGATTTCTCTTGTCAAGTGTTTTTATAAATAAAAATTTTATCTCTCAAAAAAAAATCGGACAAGCCTTTGGCTCGCCCGTCCTATATGCTGTCTACTATCTACTATCTACTGTTTATCAGTCAAATTATGTAGGCAGTTCTATCAACTGGTCTTCGTATCCATCGTAGAAATCATGGCAGGTCAAAAGGAGAATCTGGTATTTCTTGGAAAGAGATTTTAAAAGCTTCAGCGCATTTTTCCTTCTATGTTTGTCAAAAGTGACAAAAGGGTCATCCATTATCACCACCGGATTTTTATCTTCAGAGATCAGATTCAACAAAGCTAACCTGCAAGCAAGGTAGATCTGGTCCAAGGTTCCGCGGGAAAGATACTTTTGCGGATCAACCCAGTTTTTGAGTTTGTCTGAAAAGACCTCAAATCTGAAGCTTTCCTTGTCAAACCTGACCTGGTTATATTTCCCGGCAGTCATCTCCTTTAAGAGCTTGGAGGTTTCCTCCTCCAGAGTACCGACACAGGTGTCAATCACTTTTCTCCTCGCCTCTTCCAGGGTCCCCTGAACAATCTCGTATATCTCCAATCCCTTCTGGAGCTCCGTCAAGCTCTTATGAGTATAATCTAACCTTTCCTCCAAGCTTGCCTCTAACTCTGTCCCGCATTCAGCCATCTCCAGCTCTTTTTTCAACGCAATAGTTTTTATTTCCAGGTTTTTTCTTTTCTCTTCTATCTCCCTGACTTCATTCTGGAGATGTATCAGCTCTTCCCTTTTCAGGATAAACGGCTTTAAATCCCTGGTCTTCTCATCCCATAGAGCCAGTTCCTTAGTCACCTCTTTCAGTTCGCTTTCCAGTTCTCTTGCATTCCGTCCTCCCAACCACCCCTCATATCTGGAAAGCTCATTTTTTATTTCCCGCTCTATGTCCCGGTAGTGGTCATAATTCTCTCTCAAGACTTGAGAGGAGACCAGATTATATTTGCTCAAAATATTCTTGGCTGAGGTCGTTAGTTCATAAGAATCTCTTTCCAGCTCCTGAAGCCGGTTTCTCTTCTGTTCTATCTGCTGGGAGTAGAAATGTCTTTCACTTTTCTGGGCTAAAAGTTTGAATACGAAGACCAGTAGTAGAATGAAAGTAAAGCCAGCCCCTCCCCACAACACAGGCTTCAGGAAATAAGCCAGAAATCCGAATAAAAGGGTCA
Coding sequences within:
- a CDS encoding SdpI family protein, encoding MRWNVKREIFPFVIITLFVTLSIYFYPILQERIPSHFNLNGIPDKYSPKLHVVWFNLGLAAFIYLLLTFIPFIDPFWKRIQNKYNVFLMFRDFALLFFLFFYVLELFSAKAGRFERSVYGVGFGLLFIFLGNYLPKLPRNFFFGIRSPWTLASEIVWKKTHILSGWLFVLAGIIIIILSLLKVNLFFSLVVILVPVILYTSIIYPLYLYKKLQKGENKNVPEL
- a CDS encoding autorepressor SdpR family transcription factor, which codes for MSELFKAFSDPTRREIMDLLKQKDQTPSEILEKIEVSQPTLSHHLDILKRANLITGEREGQFIKYSLNMSVFQMAIEYMTKFIKRR
- a CDS encoding AAA family ATPase; amino-acid sequence: MRVEKLNLKRYGKFDKFEIGLSKGINLIKGDNEAGKSTLVEALTCALYDDPKSTKKELKDKTSWGFQKDFEMKLDFEAGGDSYSLEKNFDTGFLKLSKTPSGESWEDKKSIEEIINQRTGIPTKEVFLATACVQQDEISRLDSSVEAIKDKLESLVTGGEEKVKASKIIEHIKEKMGELKKVGTKNLGIIQKYEKDREELTYELEKVRNQNKKMKESQSELTESSSELEKTSKESEVKKELLEKAEAASGLEEKQRELEERFHDLNTRIKQTQNSERVVRKLREEASKYIAVSKEDKDKIDELEAKLVFLEEKKNEWLREEEELKTVLDACSHNQTLKIIALSALGLTLLFGFLAYFLKPVLWGGAGFTFILLLVFVFKLLAQKSERHFYSQQIEQKRNRLQELERDSYELTTSAKNILSKYNLVSSQVLRENYDHYRDIEREIKNELSRYEGWLGGRNARELESELKEVTKELALWDEKTRDLKPFILKREELIHLQNEVREIEEKRKNLEIKTIALKKELEMAECGTELEASLEERLDYTHKSLTELQKGLEIYEIVQGTLEEARRKVIDTCVGTLEEETSKLLKEMTAGKYNQVRFDKESFRFEVFSDKLKNWVDPQKYLSRGTLDQIYLACRLALLNLISEDKNPVVIMDDPFVTFDKHRRKNALKLLKSLSKKYQILLLTCHDFYDGYEDQLIELPT